The Geothrix sp. genome has a window encoding:
- a CDS encoding ABC transporter ATP-binding protein, with translation MSRILRFFRDHLRPHAPLIAGASLLLLLAGLCQGALIASIKFVFDDGKAHALQAAQPGLFGQLEHLRAWAMARLPEASALRSGGLLVPLVLVSLFALKGLFTYSGTLLMVRSGILATQALRERLFAHLLIQEPAFFQKHPVGELLTRSISDVGAVQGIASNQLAEAVREVCVALTMLATVLYMDWKLSLTLFLAGPLVVLPVKRLSQRIRKVNHRNQEASSRLLQRLKEVFSNIRVVQAFARESYEVQRFRIQNLELFRLGMKSARASALSTPIMELVGGFLLAFLAAYASGRFKAGTLTTENFLTYILAIYALYDPLRRLTKLNNEMQVASASLDRVYSMLDRVPELPVSPNPKPMPTHPNLLRFEGVEFAYDDKHPVLRGIDLEIHSGETVALVGGSGGGKTTLVNLVPRFFDPTAGRITLDGIDLRDFDPRDLRKAIGIVTQETLLFMDTVHDNIAYGLHASREAVIEAAKKAHAHDFVAALPKGYDTPLAETGSSLSGGQRQRLAIARALLHDPPILILDEATSALDTESERAVQAALETLMQNRTTLVIAHRLSTIQRATRICALKRGQIVEQGTHDELLARHGEYARLHKLQFAEG, from the coding sequence ATGTCGCGCATTCTCCGCTTCTTCCGGGACCACCTCCGCCCCCACGCCCCCCTCATTGCGGGGGCTTCGCTGCTTCTGCTCCTGGCGGGCCTCTGCCAGGGCGCCCTCATCGCCTCCATCAAGTTCGTCTTCGACGATGGCAAGGCCCACGCCCTGCAGGCCGCCCAGCCGGGCCTCTTCGGGCAGCTGGAACACCTGCGCGCCTGGGCCATGGCCCGCCTGCCGGAAGCCTCGGCCCTGCGGAGCGGCGGCCTGCTGGTGCCCCTGGTGCTCGTGTCGCTCTTCGCCCTGAAGGGCCTCTTCACCTACAGCGGCACCCTGCTGATGGTCCGCAGCGGGATTCTGGCCACCCAGGCCCTGCGCGAGCGCCTGTTCGCCCACCTGCTGATCCAGGAGCCCGCCTTCTTCCAGAAGCACCCGGTCGGCGAGCTGCTGACCCGCAGCATCAGCGATGTGGGCGCAGTACAAGGCATCGCCAGCAACCAGCTGGCGGAGGCCGTCCGCGAAGTCTGCGTGGCCCTCACCATGCTGGCCACGGTCCTCTACATGGACTGGAAGCTGAGCCTCACCCTCTTCCTCGCCGGCCCCCTGGTGGTCCTGCCCGTGAAGCGGCTCAGCCAGCGCATCCGCAAGGTGAACCACCGGAACCAGGAGGCTTCCAGCCGCCTGCTCCAGCGCCTCAAGGAAGTCTTCAGCAACATCCGCGTGGTCCAGGCCTTCGCCCGGGAGTCCTACGAGGTCCAGCGGTTCCGGATCCAGAACCTCGAGCTGTTCCGCCTGGGCATGAAGAGCGCCCGGGCCTCGGCCCTCTCCACGCCGATCATGGAGCTGGTGGGCGGGTTCCTGCTGGCCTTCCTCGCCGCCTACGCCTCGGGGCGCTTCAAGGCCGGCACCCTCACCACCGAGAACTTCCTCACCTACATCCTGGCCATCTACGCCCTCTACGACCCCCTGCGGCGGCTCACCAAGCTCAACAACGAGATGCAGGTCGCCTCCGCCAGCCTGGATCGCGTCTACAGCATGCTCGACCGGGTGCCCGAGCTCCCCGTGAGCCCGAATCCGAAGCCCATGCCCACCCATCCCAACCTGCTGCGCTTCGAGGGCGTCGAGTTCGCCTACGACGACAAACACCCGGTGCTCCGCGGCATCGACCTGGAGATCCACTCCGGCGAGACCGTGGCCCTGGTGGGCGGCAGCGGCGGCGGCAAGACCACCCTGGTGAACCTGGTGCCCCGCTTCTTCGATCCCACCGCGGGGCGCATCACCCTCGACGGCATCGACCTGCGGGACTTCGACCCCCGCGACCTGCGGAAGGCCATCGGCATCGTCACCCAGGAGACCCTGCTCTTCATGGACACGGTGCACGACAACATCGCCTATGGGCTGCACGCCAGTCGCGAGGCCGTCATCGAGGCCGCGAAGAAGGCCCATGCCCACGACTTCGTCGCGGCCCTGCCCAAGGGCTACGACACGCCCCTGGCCGAGACGGGTTCCAGCCTGAGCGGTGGGCAGCGCCAGCGCCTCGCCATCGCGCGGGCCCTGCTGCACGATCCCCCCATCCTCATCCTGGACGAGGCCACCAGCGCCCTCGACACCGAGAGCGAGCGCGCCGTGCAGGCGGCCCTCGAAACCCTCATGCAGAACCGCACCACCCTGGTGATCGCCCACCGCCTGAGCACCATCCAGCGCGCCACCCGCATCTGCGCCCTGAAGCGGGGCCAGATCGTCGAACAGGGCACCCACGACGAACTTCTCGCCCGCCACGGTGAGTACGCGCGCCTGCACAAGCTGCAGTTCGCCGAGGGTTGA
- the queA gene encoding tRNA preQ1(34) S-adenosylmethionine ribosyltransferase-isomerase QueA: MKRSDFHFDLPPDLIAQHPALDRDGARLLVVDAQTGSWSHRTIRDLPELVPPHSLCVPNDVRVRHARLFLKRSGGGAGEALLLRSLGQGRFEAMVKPGARLKPGASATVVDPISGAALARIEILDTLPEGLRAVRVHADHDLDWDEIDRIGRLPLPPYIEHLAADEDETRYQTVFAAREGEAVAAPTAGLHFTPELIAELQTRGCGWHPVRLHVGLGTFRPMTAERLEDHAMHEERFEVPASTAAILEPVLRDHSRPVLCVGTTSLRTLEGAWDGVRLTREGATRLFITPGHRLRTADHLLTNFHLPESTLFVLVSALLGVDLARAAYAEAVRERYRFFSYGDAMLILNARRPS; the protein is encoded by the coding sequence ATGAAGCGCTCCGACTTCCACTTCGACCTGCCGCCGGACCTCATCGCGCAGCACCCTGCGCTGGACCGGGATGGCGCCCGCCTGCTGGTGGTGGACGCACAGACCGGTAGCTGGTCCCACCGCACCATCCGCGACCTGCCCGAACTCGTGCCCCCGCACAGCCTGTGCGTACCGAACGATGTAAGGGTCCGCCATGCGCGGCTCTTCCTGAAGCGCTCGGGCGGGGGCGCGGGCGAGGCCCTGCTGCTCCGCAGCCTGGGGCAGGGTCGGTTCGAGGCCATGGTGAAACCAGGAGCCCGTCTGAAACCCGGCGCCTCGGCCACCGTGGTGGACCCGATCTCCGGCGCGGCGCTGGCCCGGATCGAGATCCTCGACACCCTGCCGGAGGGCCTGCGCGCCGTGCGGGTCCATGCGGACCACGACCTGGACTGGGACGAGATCGACCGCATCGGCCGCCTGCCCCTCCCGCCCTACATCGAGCACCTGGCCGCCGACGAGGACGAGACCCGCTACCAGACCGTGTTCGCCGCCCGGGAGGGCGAGGCGGTGGCCGCCCCCACGGCGGGCCTGCACTTCACCCCGGAGCTCATCGCCGAGCTCCAGACCAGGGGCTGCGGCTGGCATCCGGTGAGGCTCCATGTGGGTCTCGGCACCTTCCGCCCCATGACCGCCGAGCGCCTGGAGGATCACGCCATGCACGAGGAGCGCTTCGAGGTTCCCGCCTCCACGGCGGCCATCCTCGAACCCGTGCTGCGCGACCACTCCCGCCCCGTCCTCTGCGTGGGCACCACTTCGCTGCGCACCCTTGAAGGGGCCTGGGACGGCGTGCGGCTCACGCGAGAGGGCGCCACCCGCCTCTTCATCACGCCGGGCCATCGGCTCCGCACCGCGGACCACCTGCTGACCAACTTCCACCTGCCGGAGAGCACCCTGTTTGTGCTGGTGTCGGCCCTGCTGGGCGTCGACCTGGCCCGGGCCGCCTACGCCGAGGCCGTGCGTGAGCGCTACCGGTTCTTCAGCTACGGCGACGCCATGCTGATCCTCAACGCGCGCCGTCCCAGCTAA